The Branchiostoma floridae strain S238N-H82 chromosome 10, Bfl_VNyyK, whole genome shotgun sequence genome has a segment encoding these proteins:
- the LOC118424293 gene encoding tigger transposable element-derived protein 3-like, with translation MSFNTPPRKRVELTLADKVKVIQLLNSVPKMSQTEVGKKFGVSTSQVCRVNQNREAILKQWESNSNPNRKRKREGKSGDVEEALWRWFVNARWKDCPLNGPILMEKAKQLAAGLGVHDFEPTEGWLGRWKKRHNVKFFRAHGEKKDADTQSAEDWVRDVLPTILEEYDSEDVYNCDETGLLYRALPRGTLAQKTEKVSGGKKAMDRISVMFCCNMTGTDKN, from the coding sequence ATGTCCTTCAACACGCCACCGAGGAAGAGAGTGGAGCTAACCTTAGCCGATAAAGTTAAGGTAATCCAGCTCCTGAACAGTGTTCCAAAGATGTCGCAGACGGAAGTGGGGAAGAAGTTTGGAGTTTCGACGTCGCAAGTATGCAGGGTGAATCAGAACCGAGAGGCCATCCTGAAGCAGTGGGAATCCAACAGCAACCCTAACAGGAAGAGGAAGCGAGAGGGCAAGAGTGGAGACGTAGAAGAGGCTCTCTGGCGGTGGTTCGTCAATGCCAGATGGAAGGATTGCCCACTCAACGGCCCCATCCTGATGGAGAAGGCCAAGCAGCTGGCAGCAGGCCTTGGTGTCCATGACTTCGAACCCACCGAGGGATGGCTGGGCAGATGGAAGAAGCGGCACAACGTCAAGTTCTTCAGAGCGCACGGCGAGAAGAAGGACGCAGACACGCAGTCGGCGGAGGACTGGGTAAGAGACGTTCTGCCTACCATTCTAGAAGAGTACGACAGTGAAGACGTCTATAACTGCGACGAGACCGGCCTTTTGTATCGCGCACTACCGAGGGGGACATTGGCTCAGAAGACAGAGAAGGTGTCCGGAGGCAAGAAGGCCATGGACAGAATCAGTGTCATGTTCTGCTGTAACATGACAGGAACCGACAAAAACTGA